In Luteitalea sp. TBR-22, one genomic interval encodes:
- a CDS encoding sigma-54 dependent transcriptional regulator yields the protein MTAPASSRARARVLVADDQADVLEAVRLLLKLEGYDVDGVGSPAAVLDAVERGHYDVALVDLNYARDTTSGIEGLDLLSRLKQVDQTLPIVVMTAWGTVDIAVDAMRRGAGDFVQKPWENARLLAVLRSQVELGRAVRRARRLEAENASLRPAHVGTLVAESPAMQPVLQVLARVGASDAHVLITGENGTGKTLFARALHEASWRASGPFVAVNTGGLSETLVDSELFGHERGAFTDARAERLGRFEIADGGTLFLDEIANMPASVQARLLRVLETREFERLGSSRTRRVDVRLLSATNADLQAEVEAGRFRRDLLFRLNTVEVRMPPLRERREDIPVLAMTFLERYALRYRKTLDGFQPSAVQAMLEHDWPGNIRELDHAVERAVLMTDGPRVTTEALALKAGREGGPRIDDMSLEDVEAYLVRKALERHGRNVNAAAEALGLSRSAMYRRMQRYGL from the coding sequence ATGACGGCACCCGCATCGTCCCGGGCCCGCGCGCGCGTGCTGGTGGCCGACGATCAGGCCGACGTGCTCGAGGCCGTGCGCCTGCTCCTCAAGCTGGAGGGCTACGACGTGGACGGCGTCGGGTCGCCGGCCGCGGTGCTCGACGCCGTGGAACGGGGGCACTACGACGTCGCGCTGGTCGACCTGAACTACGCGCGCGACACCACCTCGGGGATCGAGGGCCTCGACCTGCTCTCACGGCTCAAGCAGGTCGACCAGACGCTGCCGATCGTGGTCATGACTGCCTGGGGCACCGTGGACATCGCAGTCGATGCCATGCGGCGAGGCGCCGGCGACTTCGTGCAGAAGCCCTGGGAGAACGCGAGGCTCCTCGCGGTGCTGCGGTCGCAGGTGGAGCTGGGGCGGGCGGTGCGGCGCGCCCGGCGGCTGGAGGCCGAGAACGCGAGCCTGCGCCCGGCGCACGTGGGCACGCTGGTGGCCGAGTCGCCGGCGATGCAGCCGGTGCTGCAGGTGCTCGCCCGCGTCGGCGCATCGGATGCCCACGTCCTGATCACGGGCGAGAACGGCACCGGCAAGACGCTGTTCGCCCGCGCGCTGCACGAGGCGTCGTGGCGCGCCTCGGGTCCGTTCGTCGCGGTCAACACCGGCGGGCTGTCGGAGACGCTCGTCGACAGCGAGCTGTTCGGGCACGAACGCGGGGCCTTCACCGACGCACGCGCCGAGCGGCTCGGCCGCTTCGAGATCGCCGACGGCGGCACGCTGTTCCTCGACGAAATCGCCAACATGCCGGCCTCGGTGCAGGCGCGCCTGCTGCGGGTGCTCGAGACGCGCGAGTTCGAGCGGCTCGGCTCCTCGCGCACCCGTCGCGTCGACGTGCGATTGCTGTCGGCCACCAACGCCGACCTGCAGGCCGAGGTCGAGGCCGGCCGTTTCCGTCGCGACCTCCTGTTCCGCCTCAACACCGTCGAGGTGCGGATGCCGCCGCTGCGCGAACGACGCGAGGACATCCCGGTGCTGGCGATGACCTTCCTGGAACGGTACGCCCTGCGGTATCGGAAGACCCTCGACGGATTCCAGCCGTCGGCCGTGCAGGCGATGCTCGAGCACGACTGGCCGGGCAACATCCGCGAACTCGATCACGCCGTCGAGCGCGCCGTCCTGATGACCGACGGGCCGCGCGTCACGACCGAGGCGCTCGCATTGAAGGCCGGTCGCGAGGGTGGCCCGCGGATCGACGACATGAGCCTCGAGGACGTCGAGGCCTACCTGGTGCGGAAGGCGCTGGAACGGCACGGCCGCAACGTCAACGCGGCGGCCGAGGCACTTGGACTGAGCCGGAGCGCCATGTACCGGCGCATGCAGCGGTACGGGCTCTAG
- a CDS encoding ABC transporter ATP-binding protein, translated as MTQPLIRLEGIRKVFEGDEIQTHALDGIHLTIDVGEYVAIEGPSGCGKSTLLSILGLLDTPTAGRYWLNDRPVESLSATERARTRNREIGFIFQGFNLIGDMPVYENVELPLTYMGMDRAERRRRVERALERVGMGHRSRHLPGQLSGGQQQRVAVARAVVTQPSILLADEPTGNLDSRNGELVMDLLRDLHRDGATICMVTHDPRYAAHASRTVQLFDGRVVQEEIQGQRDAHVGAQESAR; from the coding sequence ATGACCCAGCCCCTGATCCGCCTCGAAGGCATCCGCAAGGTCTTCGAGGGTGACGAGATCCAGACCCACGCGCTCGACGGCATCCACCTCACCATCGACGTCGGCGAGTACGTCGCGATCGAGGGCCCGTCGGGCTGCGGCAAGTCCACGCTGCTGTCCATCCTCGGGCTGCTCGACACGCCGACCGCCGGACGGTACTGGCTGAACGACCGGCCGGTGGAGAGCCTGTCGGCGACCGAGCGCGCCCGCACGCGCAATCGCGAGATCGGCTTCATCTTCCAGGGCTTCAACCTGATCGGCGACATGCCGGTGTACGAGAACGTGGAGCTGCCGCTCACCTACATGGGCATGGACCGCGCCGAGCGGCGCCGACGCGTGGAGCGGGCGCTCGAGCGCGTCGGCATGGGGCACCGGTCGCGCCACCTGCCCGGACAGCTCTCCGGCGGCCAGCAGCAGCGCGTCGCCGTCGCCCGGGCGGTGGTGACGCAGCCGTCGATCCTGCTGGCCGACGAGCCCACCGGCAACCTCGACTCCCGCAACGGCGAGCTCGTGATGGACCTGTTGCGCGACCTGCATCGCGACGGCGCGACGATCTGCATGGTCACCCACGACCCGCGGTACGCGGCGCACGCGAGCCGCACCGTGCAGCTGTTCGACGGACGGGTGGTGCAGGAGGAGATCCAGGGCCAGCGCGACGCCCACGTTGGCGCGCAGGAGTCCGCTCGGTAG
- a CDS encoding efflux RND transporter periplasmic adaptor subunit: MPDVSLTPRERRQRQWRRLRMPVILLVLVAIAGVASMRLAPAAPTVDGAPLWFDTVMRGELLREVRGTGTLVPVDTAWIPATTDGRVVRILLRPGAQVRPDDVILELQNPALAQEVLDTRLQLQAAEARLRRADADATTALLAQQAQVAQAEAQYEEARADAEADQALLGDGLVSELQHRRSTSRARSLAAQVAAERKRLEVGTSMRPSQLAEQQADVERMRALLALKTSQLGQLMVRAGMAGVLQAVPVEVGSQVTAGTNVARVADPALLKAQVRVPETQARDVQVGQSARVDTRNGIAAGRVSRVDPAAVNGTVLVDIAFTGATPDGARPDLSVDGIVEVERLADVLYMARPAAGQEGATIGLFAVAPDGTAQRRQVRLGKASVRHVQVLDGLRAGERVILSDMAAWEQADRLLIK; encoded by the coding sequence GTGCCCGATGTATCCCTCACCCCGCGGGAGCGGCGACAGCGGCAGTGGCGTCGCCTGCGCATGCCGGTGATCCTCCTGGTGCTGGTCGCCATCGCCGGCGTGGCGTCCATGCGCCTGGCGCCCGCCGCGCCGACCGTGGACGGCGCCCCGCTGTGGTTCGACACCGTGATGCGCGGCGAACTGCTGCGCGAGGTGCGCGGTACCGGCACGCTGGTGCCGGTGGACACCGCCTGGATCCCGGCGACGACCGACGGCCGCGTGGTGCGCATCCTGCTCCGTCCCGGCGCACAGGTCCGCCCCGACGACGTGATCCTGGAGCTGCAGAACCCGGCGCTCGCCCAGGAGGTCCTCGACACGCGCCTCCAGTTGCAGGCCGCCGAGGCCCGCCTGCGTCGTGCCGACGCCGACGCGACGACGGCGCTGCTGGCGCAGCAGGCGCAGGTGGCGCAGGCGGAAGCCCAGTACGAAGAGGCGCGGGCCGACGCGGAGGCCGACCAGGCGCTGCTCGGCGACGGCCTGGTCTCCGAACTCCAGCATCGACGCAGCACGTCGCGCGCCAGGTCGCTCGCCGCCCAGGTCGCCGCCGAGCGCAAGCGGCTCGAGGTGGGCACGAGCATGCGGCCCTCGCAGTTGGCCGAACAGCAGGCCGACGTCGAGCGCATGCGCGCGCTGCTCGCGCTCAAGACGTCCCAGCTCGGCCAGCTCATGGTACGGGCCGGCATGGCCGGCGTGCTGCAGGCCGTGCCCGTCGAGGTGGGCAGCCAGGTGACCGCGGGAACCAACGTGGCCCGCGTCGCCGACCCGGCGTTGCTGAAGGCGCAGGTGCGCGTGCCGGAGACCCAGGCGCGCGACGTCCAGGTCGGGCAGTCGGCGCGCGTCGACACGCGCAACGGCATCGCGGCGGGTCGCGTGTCGCGCGTCGACCCGGCGGCGGTCAACGGCACCGTGCTGGTGGACATCGCCTTCACGGGCGCGACCCCCGACGGCGCCCGCCCGGACCTCTCCGTCGACGGCATCGTGGAGGTGGAGCGGCTTGCCGACGTGCTGTACATGGCGCGTCCGGCTGCGGGCCAGGAAGGCGCCACGATTGGCCTCTTCGCCGTCGCGCCGGACGGCACGGCGCAACGGCGGCAGGTCAGGCTCGGCAAGGCGTCGGTGCGTCACGTGCAGGTGCTCGACGGGCTGCGCGCCGGCGAGCGCGTGATCCTGTCCGACATGGCCGCGTGGGAGCAGGCCGACCGCCTGCTCATCAAGTAG